A single genomic interval of Bacteroidota bacterium harbors:
- a CDS encoding arginine decarboxylase, whose translation MKNKYIDLIEQTFEWPQDEFDVENGELNFHEINLMELVYQYGTPLKFTYLPKISENIKKAKKWFNVAMAKADYQGEYNYCYCTKSSHFIHVIEEALKNDIHLETSSAFDINLIQSLYEKGLIKKDKFIICNGFKLPQYIENIAEIIEDGYSNVIPIIDNFKEADAILARIQGPLNVGIRIAAEEEPKFPFYTSRLGIGYKDIIPFFKQKIRPRKNVKLKMLHFFINTGIEDDAYYWNELHKCLRVYCDLKRFEPELTCLNIGGGFPIKNSLKFDFDYEYMATEIIAQVKSVCDSQGVPEPDIFTEFGSFTVGESGGIIYKIEEQKIQNDREKWNMIDSSFMTTLPDSWAINKKFIMLPLNHWDNTYERVLLGGITCDSDDYYNSDQHSNAIYLPRFDPEDPLYIGFFHTGAYQDSIGGYGGIQHCLTPSPKQILISRDEEGGWVTKLFSKEQSYKSMLKILGY comes from the coding sequence ATGAAAAACAAATACATAGACTTAATTGAACAAACATTTGAATGGCCACAAGATGAATTTGATGTAGAAAATGGCGAATTAAACTTCCATGAAATTAACCTTATGGAGCTTGTGTATCAATATGGCACACCATTGAAGTTTACATACCTTCCCAAAATCTCTGAAAACATCAAAAAAGCCAAAAAATGGTTTAATGTAGCAATGGCAAAAGCCGACTATCAAGGTGAGTACAACTACTGCTATTGCACTAAAAGTTCACACTTTATTCATGTTATAGAAGAAGCATTAAAGAACGATATACACCTCGAAACTTCCTCAGCTTTTGATATCAACCTTATTCAGTCCTTGTATGAAAAGGGGCTAATCAAAAAAGACAAATTCATCATTTGTAATGGATTTAAACTACCTCAATACATTGAAAATATTGCAGAAATCATTGAAGACGGGTACTCCAATGTAATTCCCATTATTGATAACTTTAAAGAAGCCGATGCAATATTGGCAAGAATACAAGGTCCATTAAATGTCGGAATTAGGATTGCTGCAGAAGAAGAACCTAAATTCCCATTCTATACCTCACGACTTGGCATCGGATACAAAGACATCATTCCATTCTTCAAACAAAAAATCAGACCCCGCAAGAATGTAAAACTCAAGATGCTTCACTTCTTTATTAATACAGGGATTGAAGACGATGCATATTATTGGAATGAGCTGCATAAATGTTTGAGAGTTTATTGCGACTTAAAAAGATTTGAACCTGAATTGACCTGTTTAAATATTGGCGGAGGGTTCCCTATTAAAAACTCGCTTAAATTTGATTTTGATTATGAATATATGGCAACAGAAATCATAGCCCAAGTCAAGTCTGTTTGCGATTCACAGGGAGTGCCCGAACCGGATATTTTTACAGAATTCGGCTCATTCACTGTTGGCGAAAGTGGTGGCATAATTTATAAAATAGAAGAACAGAAAATTCAAAATGACCGCGAAAAATGGAACATGATTGACAGTTCTTTTATGACTACGCTCCCAGATTCTTGGGCAATCAACAAGAAATTCATCATGCTTCCTTTAAATCATTGGGATAATACATACGAAAGAGTGCTATTGGGTGGCATTACTTGCGATTCTGATGATTACTACAATTCAGATCAACATTCCAATGCTATATATTTACCGCGATTTGATCCTGAGGATCCTTTGTACATAGGATTTTTTCACACCGGTGCCTACCAAGACAGCATTGGTGGTTATGGCGGAATTCAACACTGCTTAACACCCTCACCTAAACAAATTCTTATTTCAAGGGATGAGGAAGGTGGTTGGGTTACAAAATTATTTAGCAAGGAACAGAGTTATAAAAGCATGTTAAAGATACTTGGGTATTGA
- the gyrA gene encoding DNA gyrase subunit A — MDNQNPENMEERIISINIEDEMKTAYIDYSMSVIVSRALPDVRDGLKPVHRRVLYGMTDLGLAHNRPYKKSARIVGEVLGKYHPHGDSSVYDTMVRMAQDWSLRYTMVDGQGNYGSIDGDPPAAMRYTEARMKKIAEEMLADIDKNTVDFRPNFDESLKEPTVLPAKIPNLLVNGASGIAVGMATNMAPHQLGEVIDGTVAYIDNNDVDIPTLMTYIKAPDFPTGGIIYGMEGVRSAYETGRGRVVMRGKAEFETSSTGKEMIVVTEVPYMVSPSQIIVKAVDLVNEKVIDGISGIRDESGRQGMRIVFDIKRDAIPNVVLNQLYKYTALQSSFSINNIALVNGRPEVLNLKGLIKHFVNHRHEVVTRRTEYLLDEAQKRAHILEGLLIALDNIDAVIELIKKSKNPNEAKDGLMAQFKLSEIQSKAILEMRLQRLTGLEQDKIREEYKEIMELIKYYNEVLASFELRMKIIKDELLEIKEKFNDKRRSEIILSADDISIEDLIPEENVVVTISHMGYIKRTTLDEYREQNRGGRGNRGVIHRDEDFVEHLMIASTHNYILFFTEQGRCFWLKVYEIPEGGKATKGRPIQNLIQIPSDDKVKAFINVHNLDDKEYTESNYVILCTKKGIIKKTSLEAYSRPRANGINAITVRDGDELLEGKLTNGTCEVVLAKKSGRAIRFNESLVRPMGRTASGVKGITLESTKDEVVGMVCVDTKADIGTTILVVSENGYGKRTDLDDYRITGRGGKGVKTLNITDKTGDLIAIKSVEEKDGLMIINRSGMTIRIRVADMRVMGRATQGVRLINIKDNDSIASVARIKFDPEAEDADTEVEINDANVEDIINPDNSQENNNEEPNED, encoded by the coding sequence ATGGATAATCAGAACCCCGAAAACATGGAAGAAAGAATCATTTCGATTAATATCGAAGATGAGATGAAAACCGCATACATTGACTATTCAATGTCGGTAATTGTATCAAGAGCTTTGCCGGATGTCAGAGATGGACTAAAACCCGTACATAGGCGTGTCCTTTATGGAATGACTGACCTTGGACTCGCGCACAACAGACCTTACAAGAAATCAGCGAGAATAGTAGGAGAAGTATTAGGTAAATATCACCCACACGGAGACTCATCTGTATATGATACTATGGTTCGTATGGCGCAAGATTGGAGTTTGCGATATACTATGGTGGACGGACAAGGTAATTATGGTTCTATTGATGGTGACCCACCGGCAGCTATGCGTTATACCGAAGCAAGAATGAAAAAGATTGCGGAAGAAATGTTGGCTGATATTGATAAAAATACAGTTGATTTTAGACCCAATTTTGACGAATCACTAAAAGAACCCACCGTATTGCCGGCAAAAATACCCAATCTGCTTGTGAACGGAGCATCTGGAATTGCTGTGGGTATGGCAACCAATATGGCTCCACATCAATTAGGTGAGGTTATTGATGGAACAGTTGCTTACATTGACAATAATGATGTTGATATCCCCACTTTGATGACCTATATCAAAGCCCCCGATTTCCCTACGGGAGGAATTATATATGGAATGGAAGGAGTGCGTAGCGCTTACGAAACCGGCAGAGGCAGAGTAGTGATGCGTGGCAAAGCTGAATTTGAAACTTCTTCTACCGGCAAAGAAATGATTGTGGTAACCGAAGTCCCTTATATGGTTAGTCCGTCACAAATTATTGTGAAAGCGGTAGATTTGGTAAATGAGAAAGTGATTGATGGAATCAGTGGCATTCGTGATGAATCAGGAAGGCAGGGAATGAGGATCGTGTTTGACATCAAACGCGATGCCATCCCGAATGTAGTGCTGAATCAATTATATAAATATACTGCACTGCAAAGTTCTTTTAGTATCAACAATATTGCACTTGTAAATGGTCGTCCGGAGGTGTTGAATCTTAAAGGATTGATAAAACATTTTGTAAACCACAGACATGAGGTGGTTACCCGCAGAACAGAATATTTGCTTGATGAAGCCCAAAAACGAGCCCATATTTTAGAAGGATTGTTGATTGCATTAGATAATATTGATGCAGTCATAGAACTTATTAAAAAATCTAAAAATCCTAATGAAGCCAAAGACGGTCTGATGGCGCAGTTTAAACTCAGTGAAATCCAGTCTAAAGCCATACTGGAAATGAGATTACAAAGGCTTACAGGACTTGAGCAAGATAAAATTCGTGAGGAATACAAGGAAATTATGGAACTCATTAAATACTACAATGAAGTTCTTGCATCGTTTGAACTGCGAATGAAAATTATCAAAGACGAATTACTCGAAATTAAAGAAAAGTTTAATGATAAACGAAGGTCTGAAATTATTCTGTCTGCTGATGATATCAGTATTGAAGACCTGATTCCTGAAGAAAATGTGGTGGTTACAATTTCACACATGGGATATATCAAACGAACAACCTTAGACGAATATAGAGAACAAAACAGAGGAGGAAGAGGAAACAGAGGAGTGATTCATAGAGATGAGGATTTTGTTGAACATCTGATGATTGCTTCCACACATAATTACATTTTATTCTTTACCGAACAAGGGAGATGTTTCTGGCTCAAAGTATATGAAATTCCCGAAGGTGGTAAGGCAACCAAAGGCAGACCTATTCAAAATTTGATTCAGATTCCGTCTGATGACAAAGTGAAAGCATTTATTAATGTGCACAATCTTGACGACAAAGAGTACACAGAAAGCAATTATGTAATTCTTTGTACCAAGAAAGGTATTATTAAAAAGACTTCTTTAGAAGCATATTCACGACCAAGAGCCAATGGTATCAATGCAATTACAGTAAGAGACGGAGATGAATTACTCGAAGGAAAACTCACCAATGGAACCTGCGAAGTTGTTTTAGCTAAGAAGTCCGGTCGAGCTATCAGGTTTAATGAATCCCTTGTAAGACCAATGGGAAGAACAGCCTCCGGTGTAAAAGGTATTACACTGGAATCTACCAAAGACGAAGTTGTGGGTATGGTATGTGTGGATACAAAAGCGGATATTGGAACGACCATTTTAGTGGTGTCCGAAAACGGATATGGTAAACGCACTGACTTGGATGACTACAGAATAACAGGAAGAGGCGGTAAAGGTGTTAAAACTCTTAATATTACTGATAAAACCGGTGATTTAATTGCTATTAAATCTGTGGAAGAAAAGGACGGATTGATGATTATTAACCGTTCGGGTATGACCATCAGAATCAGAGTTGCAGATATGCGCGTGATGGGTAGAGCAACACAAGGCGTCAGATTGATTAATATTAAGGATAATGACAGCATAGCTTCTGTAGCAAGAATAAAATTTGATCCTGAAGCCGAAGATGCCGATACCGAAGTCGAAATCAATGATGCCAATGTTGAAGATATCATCAACCCTGATAATTCACAAGAAAATAATAACGAAGAACCTAACGAAGATTAA
- a CDS encoding tetratricopeptide repeat protein, translating into MKKLLISLMLIASSAYTSNVSAQSQNLTDAWFALKNSDLPRAKQSIDEAYVHETTKGTAKMYYYRGLVYMQIAANAQDDPKFHELDSEASIKSAESFYQYLISTEKKKKSELEDVYSSMLYAANFCMIDAGKFGDRQQYGLAVKYAEAAYNLTLHDDKQNLKQNGITTNKSLLSMYYYANEGGDKTNALKYLNMLIANKYDDPQLYIFLAHSYFESGDSTKGIESLQKGRELYPDNKDLLVEEINYFLAKGKTDELLVRFNQAIESDPENSNYYFYRGTLYHQKKDYAAAERDYKKAIELNEGNMDAKYNMGAMYIEQTIPIIEKMNANASNFALYDDLEIKKYALYEKALPFLKEAYESGDIKDKQEKLNLLTILRDFYKFKKDRTNMEFYQTEIEKVTAGK; encoded by the coding sequence ATGAAGAAATTACTTATATCCTTGATGCTTATTGCTTCTTCCGCTTACACAAGCAACGTTTCTGCACAATCACAAAATTTAACCGATGCGTGGTTTGCACTTAAGAATAGTGACCTGCCCAGAGCCAAACAATCGATTGATGAAGCCTATGTTCATGAGACCACCAAAGGGACTGCCAAGATGTATTACTATCGCGGTTTAGTCTATATGCAAATAGCAGCTAATGCCCAAGATGACCCCAAGTTCCATGAACTTGATTCCGAAGCTTCGATTAAATCTGCTGAATCTTTCTATCAGTATTTAATTTCAACAGAGAAGAAGAAAAAAAGCGAATTAGAAGATGTATATAGCAGTATGTTGTATGCAGCTAATTTTTGTATGATTGATGCAGGAAAATTCGGTGACAGACAACAATATGGTTTAGCCGTGAAATATGCTGAAGCAGCTTATAATCTCACACTTCATGATGACAAACAAAACCTAAAGCAAAATGGTATTACCACCAATAAATCATTGTTGAGCATGTATTATTATGCAAATGAAGGAGGTGATAAAACGAATGCATTAAAGTATTTGAACATGCTGATTGCAAACAAATATGACGACCCTCAGCTGTATATTTTTCTTGCCCATTCTTATTTCGAAAGTGGTGATTCAACCAAAGGAATAGAATCATTGCAAAAAGGACGAGAGTTGTATCCTGATAATAAAGATTTGTTGGTGGAAGAGATTAATTATTTTTTAGCTAAAGGCAAGACAGATGAATTGTTGGTGAGGTTTAATCAAGCTATTGAGTCCGACCCTGAAAACTCAAATTACTATTTTTATAGAGGCACATTGTACCACCAGAAAAAAGATTATGCAGCCGCTGAAAGAGATTACAAGAAAGCCATTGAATTGAACGAAGGTAATATGGATGCAAAATACAATATGGGTGCAATGTATATTGAGCAAACTATTCCTATTATTGAAAAAATGAATGCAAATGCATCCAATTTTGCTTTGTATGATGATTTAGAAATTAAAAAATATGCACTTTATGAAAAGGCACTCCCTTTTCTGAAAGAAGCATACGAGTCCGGTGATATCAAGGATAAGCAAGAAAAATTAAACCTTCTTACAATTCTGAGAGATTTCTATAAATTCAAAAAAGATAGAACAAATATGGAGTTCTATCAAACTGAGATTGAGAAAGTAACCGCAGGTAAATAA
- a CDS encoding SRPBCC domain-containing protein: protein MKSYKKYYQIKATPEELYKALTSPLIIQLWTGEPAEMSTEPDSEFSLWDGDICGRNIEFENGKKIIQQWYFGDDTDESIVTIKLHPHNKGTSVELIHTHIPDEAYDDIVIGWNEMYWGALIDFFEEE from the coding sequence ATGAAGTCTTATAAAAAATACTATCAAATCAAGGCAACACCTGAGGAGTTATATAAAGCGCTGACGTCTCCTTTAATAATTCAACTTTGGACGGGCGAGCCTGCCGAAATGAGTACTGAACCCGATTCAGAGTTTTCTTTGTGGGATGGGGATATTTGCGGAAGAAACATTGAATTTGAGAATGGTAAAAAGATTATCCAACAGTGGTATTTTGGAGATGATACTGATGAATCTATTGTAACAATCAAGCTACATCCACACAACAAGGGCACCTCCGTTGAATTAATCCACACTCATATTCCTGATGAAGCATATGATGACATTGTTATAGGATGGAATGAAATGTATTGGGGTGCTCTAATTGATTTTTTTGAAGAGGAATAA
- a CDS encoding S9 family peptidase, with protein MNKTISKIILLFGIVLITFPQITQAQNLVLNDIWASSKYSPKGVSNFVAMQDGKRFVKLDDNEINTYDLKTGKKLATIVSKSDLKFKGKEITISSFDFSADETKVLIESDIQPIYRHSYEAKAYVLNLKTKEIKYVFGEPCRYPTFSPDGDKVAAVLHNNLIVENLSNGSVTAIGGDGKANEIIYGAVDWVYEEEFSMSRGFEWSPDGKRIAYLRFDERKVPEFTIELYNGDSYPKPETYKYPKAGEPNSIVSVNVYDLTALKSISIASTENDDSYLPRIQWANADILYFQQLNRHQNHLAIKRYIPSKDLTETVYEEDNKYYIDINDQYYFDKTGTRFVFLSERKGFNQIFEYNTQNKALTEITMPTYDVDAIKYFDSDKGVIYFTSAEETPSERQLYKIEISKKKKTKITNGAGWHNVTFTKGGHFFMEVFSTFSTPPIYLLKDNNGKLVRELENNEILSNKLKNEKFGSYSFGQLTTSNGDKLNYWQILPTDFDANKKYPVLFYVYGGPGSQTVKNQWGGSNYIWFQMLAQKGYIIMSVDNRGTGFRGEEFKKCTYLNLGKLEIEDQILSARWMAAQPYVDASRIGIWGWSYGGFMSSLGITLGSDIFKTAVAVAPVTNWKFYDNIYTERYMRTPIENKDGYEFNAPLAHVNKIKGKYLIIHGTADDNVHMQQSMEMVRLMVEKNIAFESEFYPNKNHGIYGGLTRLHLFNRITNFIVENL; from the coding sequence ATGAACAAAACAATTAGTAAAATCATCCTGCTTTTCGGAATAGTTCTGATTACTTTTCCCCAAATTACACAAGCACAGAACCTTGTATTAAACGACATCTGGGCTTCATCTAAATATAGTCCAAAAGGAGTTTCAAATTTTGTAGCAATGCAAGACGGCAAACGTTTTGTCAAACTCGATGACAACGAAATCAACACCTATGATTTAAAAACAGGGAAGAAACTTGCAACCATAGTAAGTAAATCCGATTTGAAATTCAAAGGAAAGGAAATTACCATCTCCTCTTTCGATTTTAGTGCAGATGAAACTAAAGTATTGATTGAAAGCGATATTCAACCCATTTACAGACATTCCTATGAAGCTAAGGCTTATGTACTCAATCTAAAAACCAAAGAAATTAAATATGTTTTTGGAGAGCCATGCAGATACCCCACTTTCTCACCTGATGGAGACAAAGTGGCTGCTGTTTTACACAACAACCTAATAGTAGAAAACTTGAGCAATGGGAGCGTAACTGCCATTGGAGGTGATGGCAAGGCAAATGAAATCATCTATGGTGCGGTTGATTGGGTGTATGAAGAGGAATTCAGTATGAGTCGCGGTTTTGAATGGAGTCCGGACGGTAAGAGAATTGCTTATTTGCGATTTGACGAAAGGAAAGTACCCGAGTTTACGATTGAATTATATAATGGAGATTCCTACCCCAAACCGGAGACCTACAAATATCCAAAGGCAGGAGAACCTAATTCCATTGTGAGTGTGAACGTTTATGATTTAACTGCATTAAAATCCATCAGCATTGCAAGCACCGAGAACGATGATTCCTATTTGCCACGTATTCAGTGGGCTAATGCTGATATATTATATTTCCAACAGTTAAACAGACATCAAAATCACTTGGCAATCAAAAGATACATCCCAAGTAAAGACCTGACAGAAACCGTATATGAAGAAGACAACAAGTATTATATTGACATAAATGACCAATACTATTTTGACAAAACAGGAACACGGTTTGTGTTTTTGAGTGAACGCAAAGGATTTAATCAGATTTTTGAATACAATACACAAAACAAAGCATTGACTGAAATCACAATGCCTACATACGATGTAGATGCCATTAAATACTTTGATTCAGACAAAGGCGTAATTTACTTTACGTCTGCAGAAGAAACTCCAAGCGAAAGACAACTCTATAAAATTGAAATTTCCAAAAAGAAGAAAACCAAAATCACAAATGGTGCAGGATGGCACAATGTTACATTTACAAAAGGCGGACACTTTTTTATGGAAGTTTTTTCCACCTTCTCTACCCCACCCATTTACCTGCTTAAAGACAATAACGGCAAGCTCGTTAGAGAATTAGAAAATAACGAGATATTATCCAATAAGTTAAAAAACGAAAAGTTTGGTTCCTACAGTTTTGGGCAACTCACCACATCAAATGGAGACAAACTTAACTACTGGCAAATACTTCCAACTGATTTTGATGCAAATAAAAAATATCCGGTTTTGTTCTATGTATATGGCGGTCCCGGCTCTCAGACTGTTAAGAACCAATGGGGTGGCAGCAATTATATCTGGTTTCAAATGCTTGCCCAAAAAGGTTATATAATTATGAGCGTAGATAACCGTGGCACCGGTTTCAGAGGTGAAGAATTCAAAAAATGCACATATCTGAACTTGGGCAAACTGGAGATTGAAGACCAAATTTTATCTGCGCGCTGGATGGCAGCGCAACCTTATGTGGATGCAAGTCGAATCGGAATCTGGGGCTGGAGTTATGGCGGATTCATGAGTTCTTTGGGTATTACTTTAGGTAGTGATATTTTCAAAACGGCTGTTGCAGTAGCACCGGTTACCAATTGGAAGTTTTATGATAATATTTACACCGAAAGATATATGCGCACTCCCATTGAGAACAAAGACGGATACGAATTTAATGCACCTCTTGCACACGTTAACAAAATCAAGGGAAAGTACTTAATCATTCACGGCACGGCTGATGACAACGTGCACATGCAGCAGTCTATGGAAATGGTGCGTTTGATGGTAGAAAAAAACATTGCTTTCGAATCCGAATTTTATCCAAACAAGAATCACGGTATCTATGGCGGCTTGACCAGACTCCACTTATTCAACCGTATCACAAATTTTATCGTAGAAAATTTGTAG
- a CDS encoding peptide MFS transporter, with translation MLLAWGAVAIWVAFVILLNRKIHPKALFALFMVELWERFSYYGMRALLVLYMTSEIVKGGFAFDDAKAYGIYAAYGALVYLTPLVGGVLADKIMGFRKAIIWGALLMALGQFTLFLDNQTTFFLGLAFLVIGNGFFKPNISSLIGRFYKEGDPKRDGAFTIFYMGINIGAFLTPLTCGAIGEIEGWRYGFLTAGLGMMLGYVIFLLAQKKGWLEEYGYAPESASTPLVNGISNKILPFLIVLIMIPIAWVLVINNSVVDIGLAILAVLVIGYLLVQAKKYDKVQMQRIWVIVILLLFTTIFWTFFELAGSALNLFTERNVDRHIGSFNAPTTFFQSVNPLFIMLFAPIFSWIWIKLGNAGKEPAAPYKFATGLTLLGLGYIVLTTGNNYAVAGLVPAFFLIMLYLLHTLGELTLSPVGLSLVTKLSPAKIVGLMMGIWFLSSSIAHQGGKHIAEFTTVSESKIVKSESFKNRIEDKNIVKVIENDAFIKSLEDNSVEKSLISEQMLTNLNQASDTPRYAIGTVQIKEIMDESLNVSNQDEKNQLIEKGTKHFLTYGSVNKDFGQMSEEAATQLINESISGSVISSLRANALALGMGVFRMLGFIAIGCAVVLFLLGPTISRWMHGIK, from the coding sequence ATGTTATTAGCCTGGGGGGCAGTTGCCATCTGGGTAGCCTTTGTAATCTTATTAAATCGTAAAATTCATCCTAAAGCATTATTTGCTTTATTTATGGTGGAACTATGGGAGCGATTCAGTTATTATGGAATGCGTGCTTTGCTCGTTCTTTACATGACTTCTGAGATTGTAAAAGGAGGTTTTGCTTTTGATGATGCCAAAGCCTATGGAATCTATGCCGCTTATGGGGCATTGGTGTACCTCACCCCGCTGGTGGGAGGTGTACTTGCCGACAAGATTATGGGTTTTAGAAAAGCCATTATTTGGGGTGCATTGCTCATGGCGCTTGGACAATTTACGCTTTTCCTTGACAACCAAACCACTTTCTTTTTAGGTCTTGCCTTTCTCGTCATTGGAAACGGATTTTTCAAACCCAATATTTCCAGTTTGATAGGTAGATTTTATAAAGAAGGCGACCCCAAACGAGATGGTGCTTTCACCATTTTTTATATGGGTATCAATATTGGTGCATTTTTAACACCTTTAACTTGTGGTGCTATCGGAGAAATTGAAGGATGGAGATATGGATTTTTAACGGCTGGATTGGGAATGATGTTAGGCTATGTGATTTTTTTGCTTGCCCAAAAGAAAGGATGGTTGGAAGAATACGGCTATGCACCTGAAAGTGCTTCTACGCCTCTTGTTAATGGAATTAGCAACAAAATCCTTCCATTCTTGATTGTACTCATCATGATACCTATCGCTTGGGTTTTGGTAATTAATAATAGTGTAGTAGATATAGGATTGGCTATTTTGGCTGTATTGGTGATAGGATATTTATTGGTACAAGCTAAAAAGTACGACAAAGTTCAGATGCAAAGGATATGGGTAATTGTTATCTTATTGCTATTTACAACTATTTTCTGGACATTCTTTGAACTTGCAGGTTCCGCATTGAACTTATTTACAGAGCGTAACGTGGACAGACACATAGGTAGTTTTAATGCACCCACTACATTCTTTCAATCTGTAAATCCTTTATTCATCATGCTATTTGCGCCAATTTTTTCTTGGATATGGATTAAACTTGGCAATGCAGGAAAAGAGCCTGCCGCTCCTTATAAATTTGCAACGGGCTTAACTTTATTAGGTCTGGGTTATATTGTCTTGACCACAGGTAATAATTATGCAGTAGCAGGATTAGTACCGGCATTTTTCTTAATTATGCTATACTTGTTGCATACATTAGGAGAATTAACACTTTCTCCGGTTGGACTTTCATTAGTAACCAAACTTTCACCTGCAAAGATTGTCGGTTTGATGATGGGAATTTGGTTCTTATCTTCATCCATTGCCCACCAAGGCGGCAAGCACATTGCGGAGTTCACCACTGTAAGTGAAAGCAAAATTGTCAAGAGTGAGTCATTCAAGAATAGAATCGAAGATAAAAACATTGTTAAAGTAATAGAGAATGATGCATTTATAAAATCATTAGAGGATAATTCTGTTGAAAAATCACTGATAAGCGAGCAGATGTTAACTAACTTGAATCAAGCATCCGACACTCCCAGATATGCTATTGGCACAGTTCAGATTAAGGAGATAATGGATGAATCACTTAATGTAAGCAACCAAGACGAAAAAAATCAACTTATTGAAAAAGGCACTAAACACTTCTTGACTTATGGAAGTGTTAATAAAGATTTTGGTCAAATGTCAGAAGAAGCAGCTACTCAGTTAATCAACGAAAGTATCAGCGGTTCTGTGATTTCTTCCTTACGTGCAAATGCATTAGCATTAGGTATGGGAGTTTTTAGGATGTTAGGATTTATTGCTATCGGTTGCGCTGTTGTTTTATTCCTTCTGGGACCCACCATCAGCCGTTGGATGCACGGCATCAAATAA
- a CDS encoding FAD-binding protein, which yields MQYHKVSEEHLRELRAILPPEQIIVEESKIQPYGSDHTEDLFFLPEVVLLPTDANQVASILSFCNKHLIPVTPRGAGTGLSGGSLPVLGGISLSLEKMNKIIEIDLKNLQARVQPGVINQELRNAVEPLGLFYPPDPASKGSCFLGGNIAHASGGPRAVKYGTTKDYVLNLQVALPNGELIWTGADTLKFSTGYNLTQLMVGSEGTLGVVTEIVLKLIPYPAHRLLMLTRFEKAENACVFIPEIMRKGITPSAMEFMERKAMEIASQVTGIPMNTEGVEAFVLIELDGNNLEMLMADCEQIYQTLEQYGAGETELAETAQQQEKFWKLRRIMGEAVKQSSIYKEEDTVVPRFELPKLFARVKELESKYGFQSVCYGHAGDGNLHVNILKNNLSDNDWKIMIPNAIRELFITCKALGGTISGEHGIGLVQKEYMPIVYSPTHIALMKGIKQVFDPNGILNPGKIFLN from the coding sequence ATGCAATACCACAAAGTATCAGAAGAACATCTGCGCGAGCTTCGTGCCATACTTCCGCCTGAACAAATTATTGTTGAGGAAAGTAAAATTCAACCCTACGGAAGTGATCATACAGAAGATCTTTTTTTCTTGCCGGAAGTTGTTTTGTTGCCCACAGATGCAAATCAGGTTGCGAGCATATTGTCATTTTGCAATAAACATTTGATACCTGTTACACCCAGAGGAGCCGGTACAGGCTTGAGTGGAGGAAGTCTGCCGGTTTTGGGAGGAATTTCACTATCACTAGAAAAGATGAATAAAATCATCGAGATTGATTTAAAAAATCTTCAAGCACGTGTGCAGCCGGGCGTTATCAATCAAGAATTGCGCAATGCAGTAGAACCCTTAGGATTATTTTATCCGCCCGACCCTGCCAGCAAAGGTTCTTGCTTTTTAGGTGGAAATATTGCTCATGCTTCAGGAGGTCCCAGAGCGGTTAAGTATGGGACGACCAAAGATTATGTCTTGAACTTACAAGTCGCTTTGCCCAATGGTGAGTTGATATGGACAGGAGCAGATACCCTCAAGTTCAGCACGGGTTACAACCTCACTCAGTTGATGGTGGGGAGTGAAGGCACCTTGGGTGTGGTTACAGAGATTGTGCTTAAACTGATACCCTATCCGGCTCACAGACTGTTGATGTTAACCCGTTTCGAAAAAGCTGAAAATGCTTGTGTATTTATCCCTGAAATCATGCGCAAAGGGATTACCCCATCTGCTATGGAGTTTATGGAACGCAAGGCTATGGAAATTGCATCGCAAGTAACCGGAATACCTATGAACACAGAAGGAGTCGAGGCGTTTGTTTTGATAGAATTGGATGGAAATAATCTCGAAATGCTTATGGCTGATTGTGAGCAGATATACCAAACACTTGAACAGTATGGAGCCGGTGAAACCGAACTTGCCGAAACTGCCCAACAACAAGAGAAGTTTTGGAAATTGCGCAGAATCATGGGGGAGGCTGTCAAACAAAGTTCAATTTATAAAGAAGAAGATACAGTTGTCCCTCGTTTTGAATTACCCAAATTGTTTGCACGTGTGAAAGAACTTGAAAGTAAATATGGTTTTCAGAGTGTTTGTTATGGACATGCCGGAGATGGGAATTTGCATGTCAATATTCTTAAAAACAATTTGTCTGACAATGATTGGAAAATAATGATTCCCAATGCGATTAGAGAGCTTTTCATTACTTGCAAAGCCTTAGGAGGAACTATCTCTGGCGAACATGGGATTGGGCTGGTGCAAAAAGAATATATGCCTATTGTATATAGCCCCACTCATATTGCTTTAATGAAAGGAATCAAGCAAGTCTTTGACCCGAATGGAATCTTAAATCCGGGTAAGATTTTTTTAAACTGA